A part of Lacibacter sp. H407 genomic DNA contains:
- a CDS encoding polysaccharide deacetylase family protein, whose protein sequence is MLVYTAHITPRISYILQYFNEQLLVDAELTDDVEHYRSYTGNKLNYSDERIDAAEFYIKPIGLLQQDFIRKQKIQCFDWNGVKAFFQTDDDLGFDVFAAVFFLITRYEEYTESEPDEYGRYAHWNSLAWKEGFLNQPLVDIWLIAFGKGLKIKFPSLAIHHSPFTFVPTYDIDIAWSYKHKGFWRSVGASLNHPSSIPKRLSVLSGKEKDPFDSYDWINDLHQQYELNPIFFFLVARDKSEYDKNISPAKPPLQQLIRSAAEKATIGLHPSVQSNVNKALLLKERDELQWISRKEIKHTRSHYIRFHLPHSFQELIAAGFTDEYSMGYGTVNGFRASTSHSYLWYDLEREESTSLRIHPFAYMEANSFYELRHSPEEALAEAKQLAEEVKKVGGTFITIFHNHMLGTDPMFNGWKEMYEALVAEVRGTM, encoded by the coding sequence ATGCTTGTTTACACAGCACATATTACTCCACGCATTTCTTACATTCTGCAGTATTTCAATGAACAGTTATTGGTAGATGCTGAGTTGACAGATGATGTAGAACATTATCGCTCATACACTGGTAACAAACTGAATTATTCTGATGAGCGGATTGATGCTGCAGAGTTTTACATCAAGCCGATTGGATTATTGCAGCAGGATTTTATCCGTAAGCAAAAAATACAATGCTTTGATTGGAACGGTGTTAAAGCATTTTTTCAAACGGATGATGATCTTGGGTTTGATGTATTCGCTGCCGTGTTTTTTCTCATTACCCGTTACGAAGAATATACCGAATCTGAACCGGATGAATATGGCCGCTATGCTCATTGGAATTCATTAGCATGGAAAGAAGGGTTCTTAAATCAACCATTGGTTGATATTTGGTTGATTGCATTCGGCAAAGGACTAAAGATAAAGTTCCCATCACTCGCCATTCACCACTCACCATTCACCTTTGTTCCCACTTACGATATTGATATTGCCTGGAGTTACAAACACAAAGGCTTTTGGCGAAGTGTGGGTGCATCGCTTAACCATCCTTCATCTATTCCAAAACGATTAAGTGTATTAAGCGGCAAAGAAAAAGACCCGTTTGATTCATACGATTGGATCAACGATTTGCATCAGCAATATGAATTGAACCCAATCTTTTTCTTTTTAGTAGCAAGGGATAAAAGTGAATACGATAAAAATATTTCTCCTGCAAAACCTCCGTTGCAACAGTTGATCCGCTCTGCTGCTGAGAAAGCGACAATTGGGCTGCATCCATCAGTACAAAGCAATGTAAACAAAGCGTTGCTGTTAAAAGAACGAGATGAATTGCAATGGATCAGCCGGAAAGAAATCAAACATACACGTTCTCATTATATCCGTTTTCATTTACCACATTCGTTTCAGGAATTGATCGCTGCCGGTTTTACAGATGAATACAGTATGGGTTACGGTACTGTGAATGGCTTCCGTGCATCTACTTCGCATTCATATTTGTGGTACGACTTAGAAAGAGAAGAATCTACATCACTCCGTATTCATCCATTTGCATATATGGAAGCCAATTCGTTTTATGAATTACGTCATTCACCTGAAGAAGCGTTGGCAGAAGCAAAACAGTTAGCAGAAGAGGTGAAAAAAGTTGGCGGTACTTTTATTACAATTTTTCACAACCACATGTTGGGAACTGATCCGATGTTTAACGGATGGAAGGAGATGTATGAAGCATTGGTAGCTGAAGTACGAGGTACGATGTAA
- a CDS encoding pseudouridine synthase, with product MAEEKISLNKYISATGYCSRREADKLIDQARVVVNGNIALTGTRVSSKDKVYIDDELLKVKSTAKQDQFIIAFNKPLNITSTTDEKDRTNIIRFINHPKRIFPIGRLDKDSEGLIFLTNNGDIVNKILRAGNEHEKEYIVTVNKKLTPDFAAKMSKGVHILNTTTLPCKVRTLSGKSFSIILKQGLNRQIRRMCEAFDYEVVSLRRVRIMNIQLGNIAVGKWRYLSDPEMKELMQMLEGSKNDQ from the coding sequence ATGGCCGAAGAGAAGATCAGTCTCAATAAATACATCAGCGCTACGGGTTACTGCTCACGTCGTGAAGCAGATAAACTGATCGATCAGGCACGTGTGGTAGTGAATGGAAATATTGCATTGACCGGCACAAGAGTTTCATCAAAAGATAAAGTGTACATTGATGATGAGTTACTGAAAGTGAAGTCAACAGCAAAGCAGGATCAGTTTATCATTGCATTCAACAAACCGTTGAACATCACTTCAACCACCGATGAAAAAGACCGCACCAATATCATCCGTTTTATCAATCATCCCAAACGAATATTTCCAATCGGTCGGTTGGATAAAGATTCGGAAGGGTTGATTTTCCTTACCAACAATGGCGATATCGTTAATAAAATTCTGCGTGCAGGCAATGAGCACGAGAAGGAATACATTGTTACAGTCAACAAAAAACTAACGCCCGATTTTGCTGCAAAGATGAGCAAGGGCGTACATATTCTCAATACCACTACGCTTCCCTGTAAGGTGCGTACGTTGAGTGGCAAAAGTTTTTCCATCATTCTCAAACAAGGATTGAACCGTCAGATCCGTCGCATGTGCGAAGCATTTGATTACGAAGTGGTGAGCCTGCGTCGTGTACGAATCATGAATATTCAATTGGGAAATATTGCTGTGGGAAAATGGCGCTACCTGAGCGATCCTGAAATGAAAGAGTTAATGCAGATGCTGGAAGGTTCGAAGAATGATCAATAA
- a CDS encoding DMT family transporter: protein MPKLDINKAFTFSADTIKSLAVFNPLTIRKKGTRAKAIFALAIVCVLWGTTWIASKEGVRHMPALELAGIRQLLGGLCYMIFFIAKGAQFPRGKELIPLLILSVLNFVLSNGLSTWGLKFISSGLGAIMGAIFPLWLVIIGLFTSKGKIPAKAILGLMIGFGGVCVIFYEHLHDFFDPGFRFGILISLIATWTWAFGSLYTKQQAAKFNPYFGLGFQMVIAGIALFGISATDKNFLPLTEIPWQSWAAIGYLVVFGSVIAFICYLYALQNLPTEQASIYAYINPVVAVLFGAMIFGEKLTLTLTIGGLVTLLGVYLVNKAFKKTAEEQRDVADN from the coding sequence ATGCCCAAACTCGACATCAATAAAGCCTTTACATTTTCTGCTGATACCATCAAAAGTTTAGCAGTATTTAATCCTTTGACCATCCGGAAAAAAGGAACAAGAGCCAAAGCCATTTTTGCACTTGCCATTGTATGTGTGTTATGGGGTACAACATGGATCGCTTCCAAAGAAGGGGTGCGGCACATGCCTGCATTGGAGCTGGCGGGTATCCGTCAATTACTCGGCGGACTTTGTTACATGATCTTCTTTATTGCGAAAGGCGCTCAGTTTCCGAGAGGCAAAGAACTTATTCCATTATTGATATTATCTGTATTAAATTTTGTACTCAGTAATGGCTTAAGTACATGGGGTTTAAAATTTATTTCATCGGGGCTTGGTGCAATTATGGGCGCCATCTTCCCACTGTGGTTAGTGATCATTGGTTTGTTTACATCAAAAGGTAAAATTCCTGCTAAAGCAATACTTGGTTTAATGATTGGTTTTGGAGGTGTATGTGTGATCTTCTACGAACACCTGCACGATTTTTTTGATCCCGGTTTTCGCTTCGGTATTTTAATTTCACTCATCGCCACATGGACATGGGCATTCGGTTCATTGTACACCAAACAACAAGCTGCTAAGTTCAATCCCTATTTTGGTTTGGGTTTTCAAATGGTGATAGCAGGCATTGCCTTATTTGGTATTTCAGCTACTGATAAAAACTTTTTACCGCTTACTGAAATCCCCTGGCAGTCGTGGGCTGCTATTGGTTACCTGGTTGTGTTTGGTTCCGTCATTGCATTCATTTGTTACTTGTATGCACTGCAAAATTTACCAACGGAACAGGCAAGTATCTACGCTTATATTAACCCGGTAGTAGCTGTACTATTTGGTGCCATGATATTTGGAGAGAAGCTTACGCTTACATTAACAATCGGCGGCTTGGTCACATTGTTAGGCGTTTACCTCGTTAATAAAGCATTTAAGAAAACAGCTGAAGAGCAACGGGACGTTGCAGATAATTAA
- the purH gene encoding bifunctional phosphoribosylaminoimidazolecarboxamide formyltransferase/IMP cyclohydrolase has protein sequence MKKIQAALISVFYKDGLDSLVQLLHEQNVTIYSTGGTQQFIEQLGIPVVPVENLTTYPSILGGRVKTLHPSVFGGILGKRDDEQHLAEMKQYNIPELDLVIVDLYPFEETVASTTDEKAIIEKIDIGGPSMIRAAGKNHKDVVVLAAKKEYAVLENILREQNGETSYEQRRAFAIKAFDVCTAYDTAISNYFHQSAVETPFNKEEKIMRYGENPHQSARFFGNLDELFTQLNGKDLSYNNLVDVDAAVQLIKEFTDTTFAIIKHTNVCGVAQRATVKDSWDTALAGDPESAFGGVLVCNGEIDKATAEAINEIFFEVLIAPSFAADALDVLKSKKNRILLQLKDQPKTKEQYKSLLNGVLVQGLDEGNYTEWKEAGDRTTTAAEKDDLVFANLICKHLKSNAIALVKNKQLVGKGCGQTSRIDSLRQSVEKAKQFNFDLTGAVMASDAFFPFNDCVQLGHAAGITAFIQPGGSIRDNDSIDYCKQNNLAMVITGMRHFKH, from the coding sequence ATGAAGAAGATTCAAGCAGCGCTTATTTCAGTTTTTTACAAAGATGGTCTGGATTCATTAGTTCAGCTTTTACACGAACAGAATGTAACCATTTACTCAACCGGCGGTACCCAACAGTTTATTGAACAACTGGGAATCCCAGTTGTTCCCGTTGAAAACCTCACAACTTACCCTTCCATTTTGGGAGGCCGTGTGAAAACCCTGCATCCTTCTGTGTTTGGTGGTATTCTTGGAAAAAGAGATGATGAACAGCATTTAGCTGAAATGAAACAATACAATATTCCGGAACTTGATCTGGTAATTGTTGATCTCTACCCGTTTGAAGAAACCGTTGCTTCAACAACAGATGAAAAAGCGATCATTGAAAAAATTGATATCGGCGGACCATCGATGATCCGTGCTGCCGGTAAAAATCATAAAGACGTTGTGGTGTTGGCAGCAAAGAAAGAATATGCTGTATTAGAAAATATATTGCGTGAGCAAAATGGTGAAACAAGTTATGAGCAACGTAGAGCATTTGCCATCAAAGCATTTGATGTATGTACTGCATACGATACAGCGATCTCTAACTATTTCCACCAATCTGCTGTTGAAACACCTTTCAACAAAGAAGAAAAGATCATGCGTTATGGTGAGAACCCGCATCAGAGTGCAAGGTTCTTTGGTAACCTCGATGAATTATTTACACAACTGAACGGTAAAGATCTTTCGTATAATAATCTGGTTGATGTAGACGCTGCTGTGCAACTCATCAAAGAATTTACAGATACAACGTTTGCTATTATCAAACATACCAACGTATGCGGCGTTGCACAACGTGCAACAGTAAAAGACAGTTGGGATACTGCATTGGCCGGTGATCCTGAAAGTGCATTTGGCGGCGTATTAGTTTGCAATGGTGAAATTGATAAAGCAACTGCTGAAGCCATCAATGAAATTTTCTTTGAGGTATTGATTGCGCCTTCGTTTGCTGCTGATGCATTGGACGTATTAAAATCGAAGAAGAACCGTATTCTTCTTCAGTTGAAAGATCAACCGAAAACAAAAGAACAATACAAATCATTACTGAATGGAGTATTGGTGCAAGGTTTGGATGAAGGCAATTATACTGAATGGAAAGAAGCCGGTGACCGAACAACTACTGCTGCAGAAAAAGATGATCTGGTTTTTGCAAACCTCATCTGCAAACATTTAAAATCGAATGCCATTGCATTGGTAAAGAATAAACAACTGGTGGGTAAAGGTTGCGGACAAACAAGCCGTATTGATTCGCTTCGTCAATCGGTGGAGAAAGCAAAACAATTCAATTTTGATTTAACCGGTGCGGTAATGGCGAGTGATGCATTTTTCCCATTCAATGATTGTGTGCAATTAGGACATGCAGCCGGCATCACAGCTTTTATTCAACCGGGTGGTTCAATTCGTGATAATGATTCGATCGATTATTGCAAACAAAATAATCTGGCAATGGTGATAACCGGAATGCGTCACTTTAAACATTAA
- a CDS encoding ComEC/Rec2 family competence protein has translation MVPIWKNIPFLRLLLPLAAGIICGWYFSLHWTLALYATVSTLPFLLYYYFATERSRFFNNWITGISINIILIASGIALAWANQLPHQPNWAGHAYQQGDIVQLRLLEPLSEREKTYKALSEISIVYHNNKAKKVTGKAVIYFRKDSFPPALTYGDIILVNKPLQEIKNAGNPGGFDYKRYALFNGMTHQLFVQSKDYKKSVRSETSYFWKQMYYIKGYILKTIRTYIKGDMESSVAEALLIGYRDDLDRDLVQAYSNTGVVHVIAISGMHLGLIYVLLLFLLKPLERFKRLKLFKTILVILLLWLFSLLTGAGASVLRAVIMFSFIAGADLFKRKGNIYNSMAASAFVLLCYNPFLLWDVGFQLSYAAVLSIVLFMKPIYHWFSIQNKILDKLWQLNAVTLAAQILTLPLCIYHFHQAPTIFLISNFLAVPLSTFILYGLILLMTCSFVPLLAKPVATVVAILLKWMNQFILWVDHFTFSVVDGINHHPLQTILLYSFIAATGIWLIQKRPNALKWSLAFLCLFFSIQIYVLYKTSRQQKLIVYNLSQHTAIDFMLGNQYQFIGDSVLLQDGFLRNFHLKPSRIAHRTYHSPMLQNPNGRFGYNINNKRIVHINQSYRYDSLASPLQADVVIVSGNPRLFINDLLKTIDCKLLVFDSSNPQWKVNLWKKDCERLQRNYFCTSEQGAFVMNL, from the coding sequence ATGGTTCCTATTTGGAAAAACATCCCCTTTCTTCGTTTGTTACTGCCTTTGGCTGCAGGCATTATTTGTGGCTGGTATTTTTCACTACACTGGACACTGGCGTTATATGCAACCGTTAGTACTCTTCCCTTTCTGCTGTATTATTATTTTGCAACAGAACGCAGTCGGTTTTTCAACAACTGGATCACGGGGATCAGCATTAACATCATCCTGATCGCCTCAGGGATTGCGTTGGCATGGGCTAACCAATTACCACATCAGCCAAACTGGGCTGGTCATGCATACCAACAAGGAGATATAGTTCAGCTTCGTTTACTCGAGCCGTTAAGTGAAAGGGAAAAAACTTACAAGGCGCTGAGTGAAATCAGTATTGTTTACCACAACAACAAAGCAAAAAAAGTAACTGGTAAAGCCGTTATCTATTTCCGGAAAGACAGTTTTCCTCCGGCATTAACGTATGGAGATATTATTCTTGTTAACAAACCACTGCAGGAAATAAAGAATGCCGGAAACCCCGGAGGTTTCGACTACAAACGATATGCACTGTTCAACGGCATGACACATCAATTGTTTGTACAATCAAAAGATTATAAAAAATCAGTTCGATCAGAAACATCCTATTTCTGGAAACAGATGTATTATATAAAGGGCTATATATTAAAAACGATCCGCACTTACATTAAAGGCGATATGGAAAGCAGTGTTGCCGAAGCGTTGCTGATCGGCTACCGTGATGATCTCGACCGTGATCTGGTACAGGCCTACAGTAACACCGGCGTTGTACACGTAATTGCCATTAGTGGAATGCATTTAGGATTGATCTATGTTCTGTTGCTCTTCTTATTAAAACCACTGGAGCGCTTTAAGCGATTGAAACTATTTAAAACAATTCTTGTGATTCTGTTATTGTGGTTGTTCAGTTTATTAACCGGTGCCGGAGCATCCGTTCTCAGAGCCGTGATCATGTTCAGCTTTATTGCAGGTGCTGATCTATTTAAACGCAAAGGAAATATTTACAACAGTATGGCTGCATCCGCTTTTGTGCTGCTGTGCTACAATCCTTTTCTGTTGTGGGATGTAGGCTTTCAATTATCCTACGCAGCAGTGTTAAGTATTGTGTTATTTATGAAACCTATTTATCACTGGTTCAGCATTCAAAATAAAATACTGGATAAACTTTGGCAGTTGAATGCAGTTACATTGGCAGCACAAATCCTTACGCTGCCGCTTTGCATCTATCATTTCCATCAGGCACCAACAATATTTCTCATCAGTAATTTCTTAGCCGTACCATTATCAACGTTCATATTGTATGGATTGATTCTGCTTATGACTTGTTCATTCGTTCCATTACTTGCAAAACCTGTTGCAACTGTTGTAGCTATATTACTAAAATGGATGAATCAATTCATTCTGTGGGTCGATCATTTTACATTCTCGGTGGTAGATGGCATCAATCATCATCCCCTTCAAACAATTTTATTGTATTCGTTTATTGCAGCAACAGGTATCTGGCTCATTCAAAAACGACCGAACGCATTAAAGTGGAGCCTGGCATTTCTTTGCTTATTTTTCAGCATTCAGATCTATGTGCTGTATAAAACCAGCCGACAACAAAAACTAATCGTTTATAATCTGTCGCAACACACAGCCATTGATTTTATGCTGGGCAATCAATACCAATTCATCGGCGATTCTGTTTTACTGCAAGATGGATTTCTCCGCAACTTTCATTTAAAGCCATCAAGAATTGCGCATCGAACGTATCATTCGCCGATGTTGCAAAATCCCAACGGCAGGTTCGGTTATAATATCAATAACAAACGAATCGTCCACATCAACCAATCGTACCGGTACGATTCACTCGCTTCTCCCCTTCAAGCCGATGTAGTTATCGTATCCGGCAATCCCCGGCTTTTTATCAACGATCTGCTCAAAACAATTGATTGCAAGCTGCTGGTTTTCGACAGCTCCAACCCGCAATGGAAGGTAAATCTTTGGAAAAAAGACTGCGAACGTTTGCAACGCAACTATTTCTGCACAAGTGAGCAGGGTGCTTTTGTGATGAATTTATAG
- a CDS encoding DinB family protein yields MNNKEVQSIISNLQRVINGQPWYGEAVLPMLQKIHPAVVYINPKNSHAAIEILYHMINWAQFTLNRLQRKQEEELMDSEESDWRTIDPKEHTWKKGLAEFESLHQQIVANLQKRDDSFLDESVDFRDYNFRFLLNGLIQHNIYHLGQIAFLKNLLGE; encoded by the coding sequence ATGAACAATAAAGAGGTACAATCGATCATCAGCAATCTGCAACGTGTTATCAACGGACAACCTTGGTACGGCGAAGCAGTATTACCCATGCTGCAGAAAATTCATCCGGCTGTTGTGTATATCAATCCAAAAAACTCACATGCTGCCATTGAAATTTTGTACCACATGATCAACTGGGCGCAGTTTACACTAAACCGCTTACAGCGAAAACAAGAAGAAGAATTGATGGACTCTGAAGAATCTGACTGGCGTACCATTGATCCAAAAGAACATACCTGGAAAAAAGGTTTGGCAGAGTTTGAAAGTCTGCATCAGCAAATCGTTGCTAATCTGCAAAAAAGAGATGATTCTTTTTTGGACGAGTCCGTTGATTTCCGGGATTACAATTTCCGTTTCCTGCTCAATGGCTTGATCCAACACAACATCTATCATTTGGGGCAAATAGCATTTCTTAAAAATTTACTTGGTGAGTAA
- a CDS encoding carbamoyl phosphate synthase preATP-grasp domain-containing protein — protein MANTILHNESIPSQRKKIIVLGSGPNRIGQGIEFDYCCVHGLLAIKECGFEAIMVNCNPETVSTDFDMADKLYFEPVNWEHLWEIIELEQPYGVIVQLGGQTALKLSKRLHEKGIRIIGSSFDSMDIAEDRGRFSDLLKEMEIPYPKYGTAYTTDDAIEVAKEVGYPVLVRPSYVLGGQRMRIVINETELESAVLSLIKHLPGNKILIDHFLDRCQEAEIDAIYDGENFHVMGVMEHIEPAGIHSGDSHAVLPEFNLSPLIVATMEEYAKRIAKALDIRGLINIQFAIKGGKVYVIEANPRASRTTPFIAKAYQIPYLNIATKVMLGEKKLTDFTYEKKLTGYAIKEPVFSFHKFPNVNKELGPEMKSTGEAIRFIKDLRDPYFRQLYKDRSMYLSK, from the coding sequence ATGGCAAATACGATCCTCCACAACGAATCCATTCCTTCTCAGCGTAAAAAAATTATTGTTCTCGGTAGTGGCCCCAACCGGATTGGTCAGGGTATTGAATTCGACTACTGCTGTGTTCACGGCCTGCTCGCCATCAAAGAATGTGGCTTTGAAGCCATTATGGTGAACTGCAACCCCGAAACAGTGAGTACCGATTTCGACATGGCCGACAAGCTTTACTTTGAACCAGTAAACTGGGAGCATCTCTGGGAAATTATTGAACTGGAACAACCTTATGGTGTAATTGTACAATTAGGTGGACAAACAGCCCTCAAACTCTCCAAGCGTCTGCACGAAAAAGGCATCCGTATCATTGGTTCTTCCTTCGACAGCATGGACATTGCTGAAGACCGTGGCCGTTTCAGTGATCTGCTCAAAGAAATGGAGATTCCTTATCCAAAATATGGTACAGCGTATACCACCGATGATGCCATTGAAGTGGCAAAAGAAGTGGGCTATCCGGTACTGGTTCGTCCCAGCTATGTGTTAGGCGGACAGCGCATGCGGATTGTAATCAACGAAACCGAATTGGAAAGTGCCGTATTAAGTCTCATCAAACATTTACCCGGCAACAAAATCCTCATCGATCATTTCCTTGATCGTTGTCAGGAAGCAGAGATCGATGCTATTTACGATGGTGAAAATTTCCACGTAATGGGTGTGATGGAACATATTGAACCAGCCGGTATTCACAGTGGCGACAGCCATGCAGTGTTACCTGAGTTCAATCTTTCTCCATTGATTGTTGCCACAATGGAAGAATATGCAAAACGAATTGCAAAAGCGCTCGATATACGTGGCCTCATCAATATTCAGTTTGCCATCAAAGGCGGTAAAGTGTATGTAATCGAAGCCAACCCACGAGCTTCACGCACCACACCGTTCATTGCAAAAGCGTACCAGATTCCTTACCTCAACATTGCAACGAAAGTAATGTTGGGCGAAAAGAAGCTTACTGATTTTACATACGAGAAAAAACTCACGGGTTATGCCATCAAAGAACCGGTATTCAGTTTTCACAAATTCCCGAACGTAAACAAAGAGCTCGGACCTGAAATGAAAAGTACAGGTGAAGCGATCCGTTTCATTAAAGATCTGCGTGATCCATACTTCCGTCAATTGTATAAAGACAGAAGTATGTATCTAAGTAAATAA
- a CDS encoding HesB/IscA family protein, whose translation MIFVTDKAKEKVTHLKQQANVGTDESYFLRVSVVGGGCSGLSYKLDFDNESKPNDQVFEDNGVKVVTDMKSFLYLYNTTLDFSDGLNGKGFHFNNPNASRTCGCGESFAV comes from the coding sequence ATGATTTTTGTTACAGATAAAGCAAAAGAAAAAGTAACCCATCTGAAGCAACAGGCAAATGTGGGAACTGATGAATCCTATTTTCTGCGGGTAAGTGTAGTAGGCGGTGGGTGCAGCGGACTCAGTTACAAACTAGATTTCGACAACGAATCCAAACCCAACGATCAGGTATTTGAGGACAATGGCGTAAAGGTGGTAACCGATATGAAAAGTTTTCTCTATCTCTACAATACCACACTTGATTTCAGCGATGGATTAAATGGCAAAGGTTTTCATTTCAACAATCCTAATGCCAGCAGAACCTGTGGCTGTGGCGAAAGCTTTGCAGTATAG
- the mce gene encoding methylmalonyl-CoA epimerase, with protein MQKVEHIGIAVKSLEVSIPLFEKLLNTGCYKTELVETEQVMTAFFRKGETKIELLESTDADGVIARFIEKKGEGMHHIAFDVEDIVAEMKRLKEDGFVLLNEQPKNGADNKLVCFLHPKSTNAVLIELCQEKK; from the coding sequence ATGCAAAAGGTGGAACATATTGGCATTGCTGTGAAAAGTCTCGAGGTTTCAATTCCATTGTTTGAGAAGCTGTTAAATACAGGATGTTACAAAACAGAGTTAGTAGAAACAGAGCAAGTGATGACCGCTTTCTTTCGCAAGGGTGAAACAAAGATCGAATTACTTGAGAGTACTGATGCAGACGGGGTGATTGCCCGGTTCATTGAAAAGAAAGGAGAGGGGATGCATCATATTGCATTTGATGTAGAAGATATTGTTGCTGAAATGAAGCGATTAAAAGAGGATGGGTTTGTATTGTTGAATGAACAACCAAAAAACGGAGCTGACAATAAGCTGGTGTGTTTTCTTCATCCGAAATCGACCAATGCTGTATTAATTGAACTCTGTCAGGAAAAAAAATAG
- a CDS encoding T9SS type A sorting domain-containing protein: MPTNCTIVAVQDGDWNVATTWSPQRIPADLDKVCIPAGRIVRVKGTQYTKIVDCPTSITNPNIAIFICGTLDFDASGTLYLGFNSLIQVLDPVGPTTGLIKASNGNSDLIKFGCVLKWNGTYDINGPYYIGPVDEGPGVLPVVFGHFKAEQKQPFTVNLEWSTLQEVNNSSFVIERSNDKKTWSAIGSVASEGNSYTKNNYTYVDNVPEAGNNYYRLRQVDLNGQVSFSETVRIVHIIKKNISIFPNPVNAAAQLYTKEAFKPGQAIQLIDAKGTRLKTVNPTGGNRVQIEMNGMAAGLYLIQLMENGRIIESVSVIKQ; this comes from the coding sequence ATGCCTACTAACTGTACCATTGTAGCCGTTCAAGATGGAGACTGGAATGTTGCCACCACTTGGAGCCCGCAACGAATTCCTGCAGATCTTGATAAGGTATGTATTCCTGCAGGACGAATTGTCAGAGTAAAAGGTACCCAGTACACAAAAATTGTGGATTGCCCGACAAGTATAACAAACCCTAACATTGCCATTTTTATCTGTGGTACTCTGGATTTTGATGCCAGTGGAACTTTATACCTTGGTTTTAATAGTTTAATTCAGGTTCTCGATCCTGTTGGTCCTACAACAGGATTAATAAAAGCTTCAAACGGCAATAGTGATTTGATTAAATTCGGCTGTGTGTTGAAATGGAATGGAACTTATGATATTAATGGCCCATATTATATTGGACCAGTTGATGAGGGGCCTGGCGTACTTCCCGTTGTATTCGGACACTTCAAAGCAGAACAAAAACAACCCTTTACAGTCAACCTTGAATGGAGCACGCTGCAGGAAGTAAACAATAGCAGTTTCGTAATTGAACGAAGCAATGATAAAAAAACATGGAGCGCCATTGGGTCTGTTGCATCAGAAGGCAATAGTTACACTAAGAATAATTACACCTATGTCGATAATGTCCCGGAAGCTGGTAACAATTATTATCGTTTACGACAGGTTGATTTGAATGGGCAAGTAAGTTTTTCAGAAACTGTTCGGATTGTACACATCATTAAAAAGAATATCAGCATTTTCCCAAATCCGGTGAACGCTGCCGCACAATTATATACAAAAGAAGCCTTTAAACCGGGTCAGGCAATTCAATTGATCGATGCAAAAGGCACTCGATTGAAAACGGTCAATCCAACTGGTGGGAACAGAGTGCAGATTGAAATGAATGGAATGGCTGCAGGCTTGTACCTGATTCAGTTGATGGAGAATGGACGTATCATTGAAAGTGTTTCAGTGATCAAACAATAA